A single region of the Oryzias latipes chromosome 19, ASM223467v1 genome encodes:
- the vwa2 gene encoding von Willebrand factor A domain-containing protein 2, giving the protein MPLNTLHRWDRCPNMHAEIYVPLFLALVLLKVQQGTAVQEIQTSHDNIVKISSAADMMQCSSAMDILFLMDSSYSMGKGSFERSKHFAVKLSQALDIGPDKVRVGLIQFGSVPRLEFSLDSFSNKQELKKHMKKISFRGGGTQTGLALKYILRKGFPGGRNSSSVPRIAILLSDGRSQGSVAQTAAELKETGMVLFAVGLRYPKWEELHALASEPIESHVFFAEHFQDAVNGVFTTLTSLSFCNATPAGCLVESFPCERKTLETQKKLQGNFMCWKGSKGYSPYTSTCPYYSYNRIYMKHQTVCHRTICPDPCDSQPCLNGGTCVSEGPDGFHCVCLPGYGGDPHCAPALSLDCSVDLLFLLEGSSSLTLEGFLRFKSFLKRFLQTVIGSDSPSKVGLAVFGAETRLEVQVGKFRRNLGGFLRAVDALQSPGGQTLTGQALRHATRHGFVSAPAFADVTDDLPRVVVLLTANPAADEVIEASKYARDREIFLIGVGPDFLKGQLNNMTGNPQRTLTYSSPDRLSEKLPELKAKICSVDTQGCLGQAVDLVFALDASAAVGRENFAVLRDFVRSITVQFDINRDVAQVALVAYSRKASTVFRLDAHETGSVVLKAVGDASYMGGVASSGAALLHIYSNVLTVANGARPGVNKAVVVLTDGSGGEDAVVPAQKIRDSGVSVFIVGVGAVQREKLARIAGSEDHMISVPSYEELKYFEDVLVQMLCSDVKKPVNLCKPNPCMNGGTCILSGGSFRCQCRDYEGPHCERRSSGSPSRGDRPRPAGLRRKSRQKKSHQELLHRYKLHRRRHVA; this is encoded by the exons ATGCCTCTGAACACACTCCATCGCTGGGACAG GTGCCCCAACATGCACGCCGAGATTTATGTCCCCCTCTTCTTAGCCCTGGTGCTCCTCAAAG TCCAGCAGGGCACAGCGGTGCAGGAGATCCAAACCAGCCATGACAACATTGTCAAGATCAGCTCAGCAGCAGACA TGATGCAGTGCTCTTCAGCAATggacatcctttttttaatggacaGCTCCTACAGCATGGGGAAGGGCAGTTTTGAGAGGTCCAAACACTTTGCAGTCAAGCTGAGCCAAGCCTTGGATATTGGACCTGACAAG GTCCGAGTGGGTCTGATTCAGTTCGGTTCTGTGCCTCGGCTGGAGTTTTCCTTGGATTCCTTCTCCAACAAGCAGGAGCTGAAAAAGCACATGAAGAAGATCTCCTTCAG GGGCGGAGGCACTCAGACCGGCTTGGCTCTAAAATACATCTTGAGGAAGGGTTTTCCGGGTGGCCGTAACTCCTCCAGCGTGCCCCGCATCGCCATCCTCCTGTCAGATGGGAGGTCTCAGGGCAGCGTGGCGCAGACAGCCGCAGAGCTCAAAGAGACAGGCATGGTCTTGTTCGCCGTCGGCCTGCGTTACCCAAA GTGGGAAGAGCTGCACGCTCTCGCAAGCGAGCCAATAGAAAGCCACGTTTTCTTTGCAGAGCATTTCCAGGACGCTGTCAACGGCGTGTTCACAACGCTGACATCCTTGTCTTTCTGCAACGCCACACCTGCAG GATGTCTAGTGGAGTCGTTCCCTTGTGAGAGGAAGACACTGGAGACACAGAAGAAGCTGCAGGGGAATTTCATGTGCTGGAAAGGCTCAAAGGGGTATTCCCCATACACGTCTACATGCCCCTACTACAG ctACAACAGGATTTACATGAAACACCAGACTGTCTGCCATCGAACCATCTGTCCAG ATCCCTGCGACTCCCAGCCGTGTCTGAACGGGGGGACATGTGTCTCAGAAGGCCCGGATGGCTTTCACTGCGTTTGTCTTCCTGGCTATGGAGGAGACCCTCACTGCG CTCCTGCTTTGTCCTTGGACTGCTCTGTAGATTTGCTCTTCCTCTTGGAGGGCTCTTCCTCACTCACTTTAGAAGGCTTCCTGCGTTTCAAGTCCTTCCTAAAGCGCTTTCTCCAGACGGTCATCGGCTCCGACAGCCCCAGCAAAGTTGGTCTTGCGGTGTTTGGTGCAGAGACTCGACTGGAGGTCCAGGTTGGGAAGTTCAGAAGGAACCTGGGGGGTTTTCTCAGGGCCGTGGATGCACTTCAGTCGCCTGGGGGCCAAACTCTGACAGGCCAGGCGCTCCGCCACGCCACCCGTCACGGCTTCGTGAGTGCGCCGGCCTTCGCTGACGTTACAGATGACCTCCCCCGGGTGGTGGTGCTGCTCACCGCCAATCCTGCTGCTGACGAGGTAATCGAAGCCTCAAAGTATGCGCGGGACCGAGAGATCTTCCTCATAGGAGTGGGACCCGATTTCCTGAAGGGTCAGCTGAATAATATGACCGGAAACCCCCAAAGGACTCTCACCTACTCTTCACCCGACAGGCTAAGCGAGAAATTACCCGAGCTAAAGGCCAAGATCTGCAGCGTGGATACTCAAG GTTGCCTGGGTCAAGCAGTAGACCTGGTGTTTGCCCTGGATGCCTCAGCTGCTGTTGGCCGTGAAAACTTTGCCGTCCTGCGGGACTTTGTGCGCAGCATCACCGTCCAGTTCGACATCAACCGAGACGTGGCTCAGGTCGCTCTCGTGGCTTACAGTCGCAAAGCCTCCACCGTCTTCCGCTTGGACGCCCACGAGACCGGCTCCGTCGTCCTCAAGGCGGTGGGCGATGCCAGCTACATGGGTGGGGTGGCGTCCTCGGGCGCCGCTTTACTCCACATTTACTCCAACGTCCTAACCGTGGCTAACGGCGCCAGGCCTGGGGTCAACAAAGCCGTGGTGGTGCTGACGGATGGTTCGGGCGGGGAAGATGCAGTGGTGCCGGCTCAGAAGATAAGAGACAGCGGCGTCTCCGTTTTTATAGTCGGGGTTGGAGCCGTGCAGAGAGAGAAGCTGGCGAGGATCGCAGGTTCAGAGGATCACATGATATCCGTCCCGTCTTATGAGGAACTCAAGTACTTTGAAGATGTACTGGTGCAGATGTTGTGTTCAG ATGTAAAGAAACCAGTAAATCTGTGCAAACCCAACCCCTGTATGAACGGCGGGACCTGCATCCTGTCTGGAGGAAGCTTCCGGTGTCAATGCAGAGACTATGAAGGACCTCACTGTGAAAGAA GAAGCAGCGGCTCGCCATCCAGAGGGGATCGTCCCAGACCTGCAGGcctgaggaggaagagcagacaGAAGAAGAGCCACCAGGAGCTCCTGCATCGCTACAAACTTCACCGTCGACGACACGTCGCTTGA
- the afap1l2 gene encoding actin filament-associated protein 1-like 2: MEKHKVLDQLLMELHRFMVLLDRENLSGNATIQKGLLAELLQTYRTLNGADEEYIYMNKVVVGGNKDKDELSKLEVNGKAAKHVPVPQKSLPDLPPPRIGVVSREPFPLPAIPSPATVESYYEEAQPYEETANDDGEAVSSSYESYDEEEVTRGKSAQHQWPSSEASIELMKDARICAFLWRKKWLGQWGKQLCVIKEHRLLCYKSSKEQTPLLDVSLLGCSVIYKEKQLKRKEHKLKIMPVGGEAIVLGLQSKEQAEQWLKVIQEISPKPAEIWDPNQFSPDSSKLICTKGELGERHSLASESGSSTDSHADALENKDVKKKYGAGLMFSNLRNIGKKKNPSLESPEKCIETSGYLNVLVNSQWRPCWCLIKNRQLWCYQDKGKSKLSQPAVPLEGCSVLPDPNPEHLYSFRIDMDGTQLATLEAKTSADMGHWLGLLLSQTGTKTEPEDLTYDYVNSERISSIVNAAKTSLYLMLRRYSEPNTYIDTMPSISQNSEELYDDVASLADSEDTKENNPPNLQDGNLQECLQDSNSGKEAEDDRIYIDLLPVRSFLHPPGGAVPAKEPLSNSPVPVDNLTEPPCHIKEVVSVDLPEPASTSVLNGPTSPTAPSKLEQTLLQVTTSPQPHTQQGRNSPQSQELPRKSSLEIPKAFISSVADIHKGPSFLHSPQPARPKAHTIGSLCTFEVKLGKNRTEADMLRYTGERDRLEKEREEVKSCLAQLKKERREAKEELSGCQDPKEQALLEARVKEKEVACRGAESRRVEVELRLMEVKESLKKVEAGPFTLGTTLDSSLQDPPTVKITTSENVNSTKTSTMPSLPQPTSPPAPPPSSSSTTIFISITSPASAVNSASALKNRPASIVAPKGNVLQKAKEWEKKSTN; encoded by the exons ATGAATTATCAAAACTGGAGGTCAATGGAAAAGCAGCGAAACATGTTCCCGTCCCGCAGAAGAGCCTTCCTGACCTGCCGCCCCCCAGAATT GGTGTGGTGAGCCGGGAGCCGTTCCCTTTGCCTGCTATTCCGTCTCCAGCCACCGTCGAGAGTTACTATGAGGAGGCTCAGCCCTATGAAGAAACTGCAAACG ATGATGGAGAGGCAGTAAGCAGTTCATACGAGTCGTACGACGAGGAGGAGGTAACCCGAGGGAAATCGGCCCAGCACCAGTGGCCGTCGTCGGAGGCTTCGATCGAGCTGATGAAGGACGCTCGCATCTGCGCCTTCCTGTGGAGGAAGAAGTGGCTCGGCCAGTGGGGCAAACAGCTGTGCGTCATCAAAGAGCATCGGCTGCTG TGCTATAAGAGCTCCAAGGAGCAGACCCCCCTGCTGGATGTGAGTCTGCTGGGCTGCAGCGTGATCTACAAAGAGAAgcagctaaaaagaaaagagcacAAACTGAAGATCATGCCGGTGGGAGGAGAGGCCATTGTACTGGGCCTTCAAAGCAAAGAGCAGGCAGAACAGTGGCTAAAG GTTATTCAAGAAATCAGTCCCAAACCAGCAGAGATCTGGGATCCCAATCAGTTTTCACCCGATTCTTCGAAGCTTATTTGCACTAAG GGGGAGCTGGGCGAGAGACACTCGCTGGCCTCAGAGAGCGGCAGCAGCACGGACAGCCACGCCGACGCTCTAGAAAACAAAGATG tgaagaaaaaataCGGCGCAGGTTTGATGTTCAGCAACTTGAGGAACAtcggaaaaaagaaaaacccctcGCTCGAGAGCCCTGAGAAATGCATTGAGACCTCAG GGTACCTCAACGTGCTGGTGAACAGTCAGTGGCGGCCCTGCTGGTGCCTGATCAAGAACAGGCAGCTGTGGTGTTACCAGGACAAAGGAAAAAGCAAACTGAGCCAGCCAGCCGTCCCCCTAGAGGGCTGCAGCGTTTTGCCTGATCCCAACCCCGAGCACCTCTACTCCTTCAGGATCGACATGGACGGGACACAGCTGGCAACCCTGGAG GCAAAGACATCAGCAGATATGGGTCACTGGCTAGGCCTCTTGCTATCTCAGACGGGGACCAAAACGGAACCAGAAGACCTGACGTATGACTATGTGAACTCCGAGAGGATCTCCAGCATCGTAAATGCTGCAAAGACTTCCCTTTA CTTGATGCTAAGGAGGTATTCAGAACCGAACACGTATATAGACACGATGCCTTCCATTTCGCAAAACTCTGAGGAGCTTTACGATGATGTGGCCTCTTTAGCTGACTCCGAG GATACTAAGGAGAACAATCCACCAAACTTGCAGGACGGCAACCTCCAGGAGTGCTTACAGGATTCCAACAGCGGAAAGGAAGCAGAAGACGACCGAATCTACATCGATCTCCTCCCTGTGCGCTCCTTCCTGCATCCACCCGGTGGAGCTGTCCCAGCCAAGGAACCCCTGAGCAACTCACCTGTTCCTGTGGACAACCTGACAGAACCCCCCTGTCACATCAAAGAG GTGGTTTCGGTGGACCTTCCTGAACCAGCGTCAACTTCTGTGTTAAACGGCCCAACTTCACCTACTGCCCCCAGCAAACTAGAACAGACTTTGCTCCAGGTCACCACCTCCCCACAGCCACACACCCAGCAGGGCAGGAACTCCCCTCAGAGTCAGGAACTCCCCAGGAAAAGCAGCTTGGAAATCCCTAAGGCCTTCATCTCCTCAGTGGCAGATATCCATAAGGGTCCTTCGTTCCTTCACAGCCCTCAACCTGCACGGCCTAAGGCACATACAATAG GGAGTCTTTGCACCTTCGAGGTCAAACTTGGCAAGAATCGCACCGAGGCCGACATGCTGCGCTACACAGGCGAGCGGGACCGCCTGGAAAAGGAGAGGGAGGAGGTGAAGAGCTGCCTGGCACAActgaaaaaggaaaggagggaggcGAAAGAAGAACTCTCTGGTTGTCAAG ATCCTAAGGAGCAAGCCCTGCTGGAGGCCCGCGTCAAGGAGAAGGAGGTGGCGTGTCGGGGGGCAGAGAGCCGCAGGGTGGAGGTGGAGCTGCGGTTGATGGAAGTGAAGGAAAGCTTGAAGAAAGTGGAGGCGGGGCCTTTTACACTGGGAACCACATTAGACAGCAGCCTTCAGGACCCCCCAACAGTGAAAATCACAACTTCGGAAAACGTTAACTCG aCTAAGACTTCAACGATGCCCAGTCTTCCTCAGCCAACATCaccaccagcaccaccaccatcatcatcatccaccACCATCTTCATCAGCATCACAAGCCCAGCCTCTGCGGTCAACTCGGCCTCTGCTCTTAAAAACAGACCAGCCTCCATCGTGGCGCCGAAGGGAAACGTCTTGCAGAAAGCAAAG gaatggGAGAAAAAATCCACCAACTAA
- the LOC105356535 gene encoding kelch repeat and BTB domain-containing protein 13: MEDPADIGVSRGENTTLDLEDGEARAGWVRVGIQESWFTVERDFLHKHSDYFHALFHSGMRECRQDELHLKGGVHARGFLIALAVCRGENPTISDADELVEAVECAAFLQVSCLVEHLCDIIDSDNCLLLYQAAAVFGVQRLFHSAALFLRDAFEDLKEVAERTIPAELLQYCEKLSPASYVAIGTHTPSMELLQDSFRVVCFLDEKEGEWKHLTDLPTLCSTSRAGVAVLDNRLYIVGGVYGYGKETVDKTFCYNPRSGMWTTLPGPQQPRHDFTLLGHEGCLYAFGGGAQNQMISTSEAYNTSKGEWTFMRHAPRPVASAACAIARRRMFICFWKPPDTTDIYEYIPRRDEWKLATTMIRPQSYGHCMVAHRDNLYVMRNGPCDDFLRCLMDCYNITTGQWTALPGHYINSKGALFTAVIKGDSAFTVKHMLTLEYTITAGGWKPRRQMKGFPKSGSLWTCLLRLPETGPVTPIPEVEDGGGRKPLTDTKFVEALQSF, encoded by the coding sequence ATGGAGGACCCTGCAGATATAGGAGTCAGCCGGGGTGAAAACACGACCTTAGATCTGGAGGACGGAGAGGCCCGAGCTGGTTGGGTAAGAGTGGGAATACAAGAGAGCTGGTTCACTGTGGAACGAGACTTTCTTCATAAGCACAGCGACTATTTTCACGCTCTTTTTCACTCCGGTATGAGAGAATGTCGACAAGACGAGCTGCACCTGAAAGGCGGAGTGCATGCAAGGGGTTTCCTCATTGCCCTTGCAGTCTGCAGGGGAGAAAATCCCACCATCAGCGACGCGGACGAGCTGGTAGAAGCCGTGGAGTGCGCCGCTTTTCTCCAGGTCTCATGTTTGGTCGAGCATCTCTGCGACATCATAGACTCGGACAACTGTCTCCTGCTCTACCAGGCAGCTGCCGTCTTTGGGGTGCAAAGACTGTTTCACAGCGCTGCTCTTTTTCTCCGTGATGCTTTCGAGGACCTCAAGGAAGTAGCGGAACGTACCATCCCTGCGGAGCTGCTGCAGTATTGTGAAAAGTTGTCGCCTGCTTCTTACGTCGCCATAGGCACCCATACTCCCTCcatggagctgctgcaggactCCTTTAGGGTCGTTTGCTTTCTTGATGAAAAAGAAGGAGAGTGGAAGCATCTGACAGACCTCCCAACTCTTTGCAGCACTTCCAGGGCCGGAGTCGCCGTGCTGGATAACCGCTTGTACATCGTCGGGGGAGTTTACGGCTACGGTAAGGAAACGGTGGACAAAACCTTTTGCTACAACCCCAGATCAGGGATGTGGACGACTCTGCCAGGTCCCCAACAACCGAGACATGATTTCACGCTCCTGGGACATGAGGGCTGCCTCTACGCCTTTGGAGGCGGCGCCCAAAACCAAATGATTTCCACGTCGGAGGCGTACAACACTTCAAAAGGAGAGTGGACCTTCATGCGCCATGCGCCAAGGCCTGTTGCATCAGCAGCGTGTGCCATTGCACGTCGCCGGATGTTCATTTGTTTCTGGAAACCGCCAGATACCACCGACATCTACGAGTACATACCACGGCGGGACGAATGGAAGCTCGCAACCACTATGATCCGACCTCAAAGCTATGGCCACTGTATGGTGGCCCATAGGGACAATTTGTACGTGATGCGGAATGGGCCCTGCGACGACTTCCTGCGTTGCCTAATGGACTGCTATAACATCACAACAGGGCAGTGGACTGCCTTGCCCGGTCATTACATAAACAGCAAGGGGGCGCTGTTCACCGCCGTCATAAAGGGGGACTCTGCGTTCACAGTGAAACACATGTTAACGCTTGAATACACCATCACAGCAGGTGGATGGAAACCCCGTAGGCAGATGAAAGGATTTCCCAAAAGCGGCTCTCTGTGGACCTGTTTACTCAGACTCCCCGAAACTGGACCGGTCACCCCGATCCCAGAGGTGGAGGACGGTGGAGGAAGAAAACCTCTGACGGACACAAAATTTGTTGAAGCTCTGCAGTCATTTTAA